One part of the Aricia agestis chromosome Z, ilAriAges1.1, whole genome shotgun sequence genome encodes these proteins:
- the LOC121738717 gene encoding chitobiosyldiphosphodolichol beta-mannosyltransferase has product MAEVGNKKTVKIVVLGDIGRSPRMQYHALSLASSGLNVKLIGYLETAPLQEIQENPYIVITKLNPLKLDSGPKLVQYFVKALWQAISLFLTLLITGNCEYLLCQNPPAIPTLPVCRFYCLVTKTRFVIDWHNYAYSIMAITLSPSHPLVKISKWIERFFGQSSQSNLCVTYAMKQDLIENWDISATVLYDRPPKIFHPINIHEKHVWFLKIGEQYTEFKGDQNSRTAFTELIGNMVNLRSDRPGLLFSSTSWTPDEDFGILMNALQVYDTTYSLTKRLPKLVCVITGKGPMKDHYIKKMAARDWQHVQVVTPWLKACDYPTMVASADLGVCLHTSSSGLDLPMKVVDMFGAGLPVFACHFKCIEELVSNGKNGYTFKSSDELAKQIITWFEDFPNNTHMNKLSETMRKNLEKFQETRWEDNWNLRAKKFFEN; this is encoded by the exons ATGGCCGAGGTAGGAAATAAAAAGACCGTCAAAATAGTAGTCCTAGGTGATATAGGAAGAAGTCCACGTATGCAGTACCATGCACTGTCCTTGGCAAGTTCTGGACTCAATGTAAAACTTATTGGATATTTGGAGACAGCCCCACTTCAGGAAATACAAGAGAATCCTTACATAGTTATAACTAAACTGAATCCCCTAAAGTTAGACAGTGGACCTAAGCTCGTACAGTATTTTGTGAAAGCACTATGGCAAGCGATAAGTTTATTCCTAACATTGTTAATAACTGGAAACTGTGAGTACTTGTTGTGTCAAAATCCTCCTGCTATACCAACCTTGCCAGTATGCAGGTTCTACTGTTTGGTAACTAAAACAAGATTTGTTATTGATTGGCACAACTATGCATATTCCATTATGGCAATAACTTTAAGTCCTAGTCATCctcttgttaaaatatccaaATGGATCGAAAGATTCTTTGGTCAATCTTCTCAAAGTAACTTGTGTGTTACATATGCAATGAAGCAAGATCTGATAGAAAATTGGGATATCTC TGCAACAGTATTGTATGACAGGCCTCCAAAAATATTTCATCCAATTAACATTCATGAAAAGCATGTTTGGTTTCTCAAGATTGGGGAACAATATACTGAGTTCAAAGGTGACCAGAATAGCAGAACAGCATTCACTGAATTGATTGGTAATATGGTGAATTTAAGGTCTGATAGACCTGGACTGCTCTTCAGCAGCACTAGTTGGACTCCTGATGAAGACTTTGGCATTTTAATGAATGCACTCCaag tcTACGACACCACCTACAGCCTTACAAAGAGGTTACCAAAGTTGGTTTGTGTAATCACTGGAAAGGGACCAATGAAGGACCACTACATAAAGAAAATGGCAGCCCGTGACTGGCAACATGTACAAGTGGTGACTCCTTGGTTGAAGGCATGTGATTATCCTACCATGGTGGCCAGTGCCGACCTAGGTGTGTGTCTGCACACCAGTTCCTCTGGTCTCGACCTTCCAATGAAAGTGGTGGATATGTTTGGAGCTGGTCTACCTGTGTTTGCTTGTCATTTTAAGTg CATTGAGGAGCTTGTCAGTAATGGCAAAAATGGCTACACATTTAAAAGTAGTGATGAACTTGcaaaacaaattataacatGGTTTGAAGACTTCCCAAACAACACTCATATGAACAAACTGTCGGAAACCATGAGGAAAAATCTTGAAAAGTTTCAGGAAACTAGATGGGAGGACAATTGGAATTTAAGAGCAAAGAAATTCTTTGAAAATTAA